TAATGAAAAAATATGGGAAGGGACTATCAGCAGTACCAGGGATTGGCCATTTTAAGAGAAGTCCATTGATAAGCGCAAAACCAAAGTAAAGTAAGGGAAGACAGGTCCAGATAATAGGGTCAAACCAACGATATATTTTGCGACGATCACAAATCAAGGTATCAAAAATAGTACTAAGAGGAACAATGTAATGAACAAGGAAATTGCGAATAGTGTAGTAATCGTAAGATCTTACCTTAGGTGCTAATAAAAAATGATAGACCATAAAAGTAATCATAATTGTCATGGTTACACCACCCTTGAGGCGTAAGAGCTTAGGATTGGAATTGATAGAACCGTTACGCTTTTCTTTAATGACAAGATAGGTCAGAAAACTAAAGACAATGACATTTGAAAGAGTTGTATAATAAAGGAGCATTCCCCAACCGGATTGTTTGATTTGAATGCTGACGCCGATAAGACCTAAAAGGGCAATCAGACTTCTGAAAGCTTGTGTTTTGGACATGATAAACCTTTCTAAGGGACAAAACCTTTATTATCATACCATATTTTCATTGACCTGTAAGTAAAAACTTTGTAAAATGAAGACCTTAAAGCAATTGTAGAAATGAGACGATGTGACAGAATTTTCTAAAAAATTTAAAATAAGCAGCTAGAACATAATGTGCATTTCACTCTCTTAAACTCCTAGAACCTGCTCACTAGCTATAATTAACATGAATGGGAACGTGTTTTTTGAGTTTTTCTTTTATCTTAAAATAACAGCGTTTACATAAAAATGATATAATAATGAAGAATAATACTTTATTTGGGAGGAATTAATATGGTTACACGCCAACATTTTTCAGAAGATTCAATGCGTAAAAACAATTCTTATTTTTCAGCATTAAAAGCTACTATTGAAACTGCTTTTTACGAAAATCATGTGGTGCCTTTGAAGGAGTTGGCAGAAGCTTATCGGTTAGCTGCAAAATCTCCTAACACTATTGTTTTAGATACACCCGTTGCTCATGCTGAGGATCTAGGTCTTCCGAAAGATGCAAAAATTTTATTGGAAAATTCAGGCGGAATTGTTGGACGTACTGCCAAGGCTCGTCGAATTTTTGGACAGGATAGTAAAGAAGACGCAAAAATTCTTCAAATTATTCGTGAAGCCATTTTTCAGGCTAGGCATCGTACTTTTTATCGCGCAGATGCAGTTGTAGGGCTTGATGAAGCTTTTATGTTACGTGCTCATCTAATGGTACCACAAGATGATATTAATAATCTCTACTCTTGGCTTAATAATTTTCAAGTTCTTAATGATACTTATCGTGAGCGTTTAAAGAAATCAAAACGCTATGAAGAGACTGATATTTATATTTTTTCTGATCCAGAGTGGAGTCATCCTGATTATCCAGATGGTTTGGTTTATTTTGATACCAATCACAATTGTGCTGCTATTCTGGGACTCCATTATTTTGGAGAATTAAAAAAAGCAACCTTGACTTTGGCTTGGGGAACAGCTAATCGTAATAAATATGTTGCCTGTCATGGTGGTTTGAAAATTTTTGAAAAAGAAGGACAAAAACCTTATGTGGCCTCCTTTTTTGGCCTATCTGGTTCTGGCAAGTCAACTCTCACACATGCTAAACATAATGGGAAATATCGGATAGATGTCTTGCATGATGACGCTTTTGTTATTTCTGAAGAGGACGGCTCAACAATTGCCCTAGAGCCTGCTTATTTTGATAAGACAAATGACTACCCAGCTGGTCATCGCGAACAGAAGTATTTTGTAGCGGTTCAAAATTGCGGTGCGGCTTTGGATAAGGAAGGGCATCTTCGCCTTGTTACTGAGGATATCAGAAATGGAAATGGCCGGACCATTAAGTCTCGTTTTTCAACACCTAACCGTGTGGATCGTATTAATCACCCTATTCAGTCCATTTTTTGGATAATGAAGGATGATTCTTTACCACCTCTTATTAGGGTTACCGACCCTATTATGGCTTCAATTATGGGGTGTACTTTGGTTACGACGCGATCAACGGCTGAAAATACGACTGACAGTTTAGATGCGTTAATTATTGAACCTTATGCTAATCCTTTCCGTGTCTATCCATTGGTGGAAGATTATATTAAGTTTCAACATTTATTTGAATCAGGAGTAAACTGTTATATTATCAATACAGGTTCTTATTTGGGACAAGATATTCCTAAAGAGACTACGTTGGATGTTATTGAACAAGTGGTTGATGGTACTGCAAAATTTGAGTCTTTTGGTTCCGTTAAAGGTTTTGAGTACCTTTCTTCTTCTCACTATAAGATTCCTAATTTTGATAAGGCTTATGTCAAAATTATCCGCCAACGGATGAAAATCCGATTGCAATATTTGGAAGCTTTTAATCGAAAAAATCCTAAATTGTCTTTGCCTGATGAAGCAATCTCACATTTGAAAGATGTCTTGGCTAATTTAGGTTAGTTAGTATTGCTATTAAGCTTACTCGTAAATCTATTTCTCTTCTATTGATTGCCTTCTTTTTTGCTCGTTAGTCTTTGTCGAGCCGCTAACAGCAGCCGTTCCCCTTACTGCTTAAGAAAAGTGATAAAAAATAGGCGGCTTTTGAACAAATCTATCAAAAAAATGAAAACAGAGCAATCACCAACTCTGTTTTCATTTTTTATGTAAAATCTGATTTTTAAGATAGACTTCTGAAACGTGTGCAAATTTTTTCAGTTTTTTAAGTTCTTCAGGATGACTAATAAAGGTAACAACAATACCATTTTTTCCCATGCGTCCTGTTCGTCCGGCACGGTGATTGTATGCATCTTTATCTCTTGGTAAATCAAAGTTGACAACTGTTTCGAGAAGCTCAATATCAATGCCGCGCGCTACTAAATCTGTTGCCAGCAATAGAGAGATTTCATGATTTTTGAATTTTTCTAAAATGACTTTGCGGAATTTAATATTAACATCACTGGCAAGTGAAACAGCAGAAGCACCGCTAAATTGTAGACGCTCTTCATTGGCTCCTAAGTCTGACAGCCTGTTAAAGAAAACAAGTCCCCTAAAGTTAGGAATGTTAGAAAATTTACGCAGCAATTCTCCACGTTCACGCTTAGCAACAGTGATATAATAATGAGAAATGGTGTCTACCGTTTGTTTTGATAAGTCAATCTCAAGGGTATCATCAGTCAAAAATGTTCTATCAATGCTATTTGTTGCACTCATATAAATCATCTGATGGTCACGAGGAACACGTTTCACAATATTTTCAACAAAGTGAATTTGAGATTTACCAAGTAAGTCATCAAATTCATCTAGAACAATTGTATTAACGTTCATCATCTTAATCTTTTTGAGTTTCACAAGGTCAAAGACACGCCCAGATGTGCCAATGATAATTTCTGGTCCTTTTTTTAAACGTTCAATTTGTCGTTTTTGACTGGAACCTGATAAAAAAAGCTGAGCTGTTAAATTAAGAGGTTGAGCCCATTCCTTGGTAACTTCAAAGATCTGTCCAGCTAACTCGGTATTAGGAGCTAGAATGAGCAATTGTTGAGCTTTTTTAGGTGTGAGAGTGAGTAAACTAGGCCAAAGATAGGCTAAGGTCTTACCACTACCAGTGGGGCTGATACCAAGAAGACTCTTACCATTTTTAATAGGGTCAAAAGCAGCTTCTTGAATGGTCGTAAATGCTGAAAAATGTTTTTGGCTGAGTTTATCTTGCCAAACGCTTGGAAATTGTGTTTTCATTTTTTGTCTGCCTCAAATACAATACCGGCACTTTGACGCATCTGATAGAGAATTTGACTAGCCGTTTTAGTATCCTCTAACCAAGTCTGGTAAATGACCTCATTTTTATTGTTCATCATTTCAGCAAAGTGCTTTGCTTCTTCCAACATGAGGTGTTCAATGTCAGGAAGGGCTAATTTTTCGCGGCTACCATCATGTTTTTGGAAAATAGCAGAGCTGATTCCTTGAATATGATTCAGTCGGAGAGTTCCCTCACTGGTATAAATTTCAGCGTATTCTAAGGTGTTGTAATTCTTTCCTGCCCTAATGGAAACATGAAAATCAGGATAAATCAGATTGCCATTGCCGTTCAAATCAATGGTGTTTTCCAATTGTGTCGCTGTGTAGTTGACACTTTTAGGCTTTCCAAAAAGTTTGATAGCAGCGTAAATAGGATAAATTCCCAAATCAACTAAAGCTCCTCCTGAAAACTTATCTGAAAAAACATTGGGCAGCTTGCCTGCCAGTAAATCCTTCATTTTTGAAGAATACTTAGCATAGGAAAAGTCAGCCCCGATAACTGTTTTGTGGGATAGGAATTCCTTAATAAGAAGGAGAGATTCTTCATGATAATTACGAGCAGCTTCAAAAAAGAACAGTTGTTTTTCTTCTGCCGAGTGGACAATATTGCTTAACTCCTCTGGAGTTGAGAAAGCCGGCTTTTCAACAATAATATGCTTTCCAGCTTCTAATGCTAATTTGGCGTGTTCAAAATGAAGGGCATTTGGGCTGGCAATATAAAGAACATCAAAAGCATCGTTAAAAAAGTCATCTAGCATATCATAGCAGGCAATATTTTGATAACGTGCAGAAAAAGCTTCTGCTGTTTCTAATTTTCGTGAATAAACCGCTGTTAATTGATAGTGCTGGCTGAGCTGAGCTGCTTCAATAAACTGATGCGAAATGGATCCTGTCCCAATAATACCAAGTTTGAGCATAGGTCGCCTCCGAATCTTTAGATTTTTATTTCATTATATCATGATTTAGTGTAAAATAAATAAGAATATAGTTTTTAACAATAAGAAAGGAAATTTAAAGATAAAGAGCTTTAGCTTTAAAGTAGGTCAAGCTGCCTGATTATTTTTATCAATCCTTTAGACATTAGGATTTTTAGCAAGAGCTGTTTTGATTGTATCTTTGTCTCTATCTTTTAATTATGCGAAAAAAACCGATTATTATTGGTGTAACAGGCGGTTCTGGTAGTGGAAAAACCAGTGTCTCACGGGCTATTTTGGCCAACTTCCCCAATGCTAAAATTGCTATGATTGAACACGATTCTTACTATAAGGATCAGAGTCATCTGACTTTTGAAGAGCGTGTAACAACTAATTATGATCACCCTTTGGCTTTTGAAACAGACTTACTGATCAATCATTTGAAAGAGTTAATTGCTGATCGTCCGGTAGATATTCCCATTTATGACTACACACAGCATACACGCAGTGAAAAGAGTTATCGTCAAGAGCCTCAAGATGTTTTTATTGTTGAAGGCATTCTTGTCTTAGAAGATCAGCGTTTGCGTGACCTGATGGATATTAAATTATTTGTTGATACCGATGATGACATTCGTATTATTCGCCGAATTAAACGTGATATGCAAGAGCGCGGTCGTGGTTTAGATAGCATTATTGAGCAGTATACAAGAGTTGTTAAACCTATGTACCATCAATTTATTGAACCAACCAAGCGCTATGCTGATATTGTTGTTCCAGAAGGTGTCAGCAATCTCGTTGCCA
This region of Streptococcus mutans genomic DNA includes:
- the udk gene encoding uridine kinase, yielding MRKKPIIIGVTGGSGSGKTSVSRAILANFPNAKIAMIEHDSYYKDQSHLTFEERVTTNYDHPLAFETDLLINHLKELIADRPVDIPIYDYTQHTRSEKSYRQEPQDVFIVEGILVLEDQRLRDLMDIKLFVDTDDDIRIIRRIKRDMQERGRGLDSIIEQYTRVVKPMYHQFIEPTKRYADIVVPEGVSNLVAIDLINTKVASILNETH
- a CDS encoding Gfo/Idh/MocA family protein translates to MLKLGIIGTGSISHQFIEAAQLSQHYQLTAVYSRKLETAEAFSARYQNIACYDMLDDFFNDAFDVLYIASPNALHFEHAKLALEAGKHIIVEKPAFSTPEELSNIVHSAEEKQLFFFEAARNYHEESLLLIKEFLSHKTVIGADFSYAKYSSKMKDLLAGKLPNVFSDKFSGGALVDLGIYPIYAAIKLFGKPKSVNYTATQLENTIDLNGNGNLIYPDFHVSIRAGKNYNTLEYAEIYTSEGTLRLNHIQGISSAIFQKHDGSREKLALPDIEHLMLEEAKHFAEMMNNKNEVIYQTWLEDTKTASQILYQMRQSAGIVFEADKK
- a CDS encoding Pr6Pr family membrane protein, translating into MSKTQAFRSLIALLGLIGVSIQIKQSGWGMLLYYTTLSNVIVFSFLTYLVIKEKRNGSINSNPKLLRLKGGVTMTIMITFMVYHFLLAPKVRSYDYYTIRNFLVHYIVPLSTIFDTLICDRRKIYRWFDPIIWTCLPLLYFGFALINGLLLKWPIPGTADSPFPYFFINMNKYGAQQVLINALVIALLYLLFGYILLGIKQMIGQKRQVTDNSSLNMS
- a CDS encoding phosphoenolpyruvate carboxykinase (ATP), with the translated sequence MVTRQHFSEDSMRKNNSYFSALKATIETAFYENHVVPLKELAEAYRLAAKSPNTIVLDTPVAHAEDLGLPKDAKILLENSGGIVGRTAKARRIFGQDSKEDAKILQIIREAIFQARHRTFYRADAVVGLDEAFMLRAHLMVPQDDINNLYSWLNNFQVLNDTYRERLKKSKRYEETDIYIFSDPEWSHPDYPDGLVYFDTNHNCAAILGLHYFGELKKATLTLAWGTANRNKYVACHGGLKIFEKEGQKPYVASFFGLSGSGKSTLTHAKHNGKYRIDVLHDDAFVISEEDGSTIALEPAYFDKTNDYPAGHREQKYFVAVQNCGAALDKEGHLRLVTEDIRNGNGRTIKSRFSTPNRVDRINHPIQSIFWIMKDDSLPPLIRVTDPIMASIMGCTLVTTRSTAENTTDSLDALIIEPYANPFRVYPLVEDYIKFQHLFESGVNCYIINTGSYLGQDIPKETTLDVIEQVVDGTAKFESFGSVKGFEYLSSSHYKIPNFDKAYVKIIRQRMKIRLQYLEAFNRKNPKLSLPDEAISHLKDVLANLG
- a CDS encoding DEAD/DEAH box helicase gives rise to the protein MKTQFPSVWQDKLSQKHFSAFTTIQEAAFDPIKNGKSLLGISPTGSGKTLAYLWPSLLTLTPKKAQQLLILAPNTELAGQIFEVTKEWAQPLNLTAQLFLSGSSQKRQIERLKKGPEIIIGTSGRVFDLVKLKKIKMMNVNTIVLDEFDDLLGKSQIHFVENIVKRVPRDHQMIYMSATNSIDRTFLTDDTLEIDLSKQTVDTISHYYITVAKRERGELLRKFSNIPNFRGLVFFNRLSDLGANEERLQFSGASAVSLASDVNIKFRKVILEKFKNHEISLLLATDLVARGIDIELLETVVNFDLPRDKDAYNHRAGRTGRMGKNGIVVTFISHPEELKKLKKFAHVSEVYLKNQILHKK